The following coding sequences are from one Ornithodoros turicata isolate Travis chromosome 1, ASM3712646v1, whole genome shotgun sequence window:
- the LOC135377289 gene encoding charged multivesicular body protein 3-like translates to MGLFGKTPERSPKEQVREWTSKLRKEGYQLDRQIRAIQRQEESVKKSLKEAAKKNNKDVCLVLAKEIVRARKAVNRIHASKAQLNSVMMSMNHQLATLRLAGSLQKSTEVMKSMQQLIKVPEVAKTMQDLSKEMMRAGIIDEMLEDTMEGLDDQEELEEEAQEEVDKVLWELTAGQLGEAPTAVTESLPSVDIDKAGPSAALADDDEDVTKMQERLQALRS, encoded by the exons ATGGGCCTGTTTGGCAAGACACCGGAACGTTCGCCCAAAGAACAA GTACGGGAGTGGACTTCGAAGCTGCGGAAAGAGGGATATCAGTTAGATCGACAAATACGAG CGATCCAGCGACAAGAGGAAAGTGTCAAGAAATCTTTGAAAGAAGCAgcgaaaaagaacaacaaaGATGTCTGTTTGGTCCTGGCCAAAGAGATCGTGCGTGCCCGAAAAGCTGTCAATCGTATTCATGCGTCGAAAGCCCAACTTAACTCCGTCATGATGAGCATGAACCATCAGCTCG CAACTCTACGCCTAGCTGGCTCACTCCAGAAGAGCACGGAAGTGATGAAAAGCATGCAGCAGCTTATTAAGGTTCCCGAGGTGGCAAAGACAATGCAAGACCTTTCAAAAGAAATGATGAGG GCAGGTATAATTGATGAGATGTTGGAAGACACAATGGAAGGTCTGGATGATCAAGAGGAACTGGAGGAGGAAGCCCAGGAGGAAGTCGACAAGGTGCTCTGGGAATTGACAGCTG GTCAATTGGGTGAGGCCCCCACGGCTGTCACAGAGTCCCTGCCATCCGTCGACATCGACAAAGCCGGACCTTCCGCAGCCCTGGCAGATGACGACGAGGACGTCACCAAAATGCAGGAACGACTGCAGGCATTGCGCAGCTAA